Within the Candidatus Abyssobacteria bacterium SURF_5 genome, the region GCTGGTCCGTCTCAATCGAAGGCAGATGATCCTGAGGGCGAGCTGAAAGGAGTGCCGATTATGAAAGAATCTGCTCAAATCAGGCTTCTTCTCAAGCTGTACGAGTTGGAAACCGACGGGGAAGCGATTGATCGAGCCGCCGTGCTCGAGGAAATCAGGGAGAATCTGGACCCTTCGATTTTCAGGCGATATCTGAAAGTGAAAGAGCGGAAAGGAAGCGGGGTGGCTATTCTTCGGGATGGCATGTGCAGCGGGTGCAACATGATCTACCCGGACACGCACGAAGTGTTCCGACACGACGGTTTCATTCATACCTGTGAATTCTGCGGCAGGTTTTTAATACTGGATAAAGATGCGGCGTAGGCGAAAGGATTTCCCCGGTTTCGAAGCAAGGTATTATAAAAGGGGCGCCTTCGGGCGCCCCTCGATGTCGTACTTCTACACATGTGCCCGCCGTGCGGCGATTCATGCATTTAGGCTGGTGGATTGCCGCCGAAACCTCATCACGACCTCATCATCAAGATTTTGACAGTTTCTCCTGTTTGAGCCGGCATTCGAGCCAGGTTCTCAGACGATCCTCGAGCGGCCCGATCCACTGCTCAATCCGTTTGAAATCGGCGTTCAGCAGGGCCTCTTTATGTTCGGCGGAAAGATCGTAGGCGATCAGGGCGCCTGCGGGATTCTCGGCGAGAGCGGTGAGAAAGGCATTATCCTCGGCCGCCCGTTCGAGCACCGCGAGCACGGCTTTGACGGAGGCCACTTTATATTCAGGGATTTTGGCGACCGGATCGAAGACCGGATTGGTGAGAAGATTGGCCGGCGCATCGAGCCAATGGAAAGCCATGAACGCTTGCCCCGGGTTGACGCGAGGGGTTGTTTTAGCCTTGGTCTGAACCTTTCCGCGCCGCGATGAGAGGGAGACGATATCGCCCTCCCGGATGCCGAGTTGAGCGGCATCGGCCGGGCTGAGCTCGACGCTGCTCTCCGGCTGGAGCGCCTCGAGCACTTTCGAGCGATGGCTCATGCTTCCCGTATGCCAGTGTTCGAGTATTCTGCCGGTCGTGAGGACCAGCGGATACGCGCGAGAGGGCAGTTCCGCCGGCGGCTTGTCATGGAGGACATGGAATTTACCGCGTCCTCGCGTGAATTGTTTCTTGTGAAGGATCTCAGTCCCCTTGTGTTTCACATTTGGGCAAGGCCATTGCAGGCCGCCGTTGTTCAGGCGTTGATGACGGATGCCGCCGTAGATCGGGGTCAACTGCGCGATCTCCTCCATAATCTTCGCGCTCGACTCATAATGCATCGGGTATCCCAGCCGCTGTGCGATTTCGCAGGTAATCACCCAATCCACCTTGGCCTGTCCGGGAGGCTCGATGGCTTTGCGAACGGTTTGTACTCGGCGTTCCGTATTGGTGAAAGTGCCGTCCTTTTCGGCAAAGCTTGTGGCAGGCAAAATGACATCGGCATATTCCGCGGTCCCCGTCAGAAACAGATCCTGAACGACGAGGAAATCGAGTTTTGAGAGAGCGGTCTTGGCGTGGTTAACGTCGGGCTCGCTCATGGTGGGATTCTCTCCCATAATATACATCGCCTTGAGCCGTCCGCTCTGGATGGCGCCGAACATTTCAGTGAGGGTGAGGCCGGGCTTATCGCTCAATTTTACGCCCCACGCGTTCTCAAAGGTCTCCCGGACCTGCGCATTGGAGACGGCCAGATAACCGGGGAAGACGTTGGGAAGCGCGCCCATGTCGCACGAGCCCTGCACGTTATTCTGACCGCGCAGCGGCGAGAAGCCGGTTCCTCTTCTTCCCATGTTTCCCGTCAGCATCAGAAGATTGGCCACCGCCTTCACGTTGTCGGTGCCGGTCGTGTGTTGTGTAATCCCCATGCCGTAGAAGATGATCGCTCTCTTGGCTTTGCCGAAGAGCAGAGCCGCCTGTTTTATCTTTTCAGCAGGGACGCCGGTGATTTCCTCGACATACTGCAGCGAGTACGGCTTGAGCGATTCGAGGAACGGCTCGAAGTCTTCCGTGCGCGTCTCGATGAATTTTTTGTCATGAAGGCCCGATTCGACAATTTGTCGCATCATTCCATTGAGCAGAGCGACATCGGTGCCCGGAAAATGATTCAGGCAGACGTCGGCCATTTCGCCCAATTCAGTTATGCGGGGGTCCGCCACCAGCAGCTTTGCGCCGTTGGTTCGTGCGGCTCGTTTGATCCGTCTCCCGGCGATAGGGTGGCATGCGGTGGTATTTGAGCCGATCACAAACAGCATATCCGCATGCTCGATATCGGAGAAGGAATTGCTCATTGCGCCGGAACCGAAGGAGGCAAGCGCCGCCGTCACCGTTGAAGCGTGGCACAGGCGAGCGCAATGATCAACGTTATTCGTACCAATGACTGCGCGCGCAAATTTCTGGACGACGTAATTTTCTTCATTTGTGCACTTGGCGGAGCTGATTACTCCGATGGCATCCGGGCCGTGTTGTTCGCGGATAGAACCAAGCTTCTTCGCGACCAGATCGAGCGCCTCGTCCCATTCAGCCTCGCGAAACATTTCTTTCGCGTTGCCATTGAACGCCTGCTTCGGCGCGCCCTCTTTCCGGATGAGCGGCCTGGTGAGGCGGTCGGGATGATTGACGAAATCGAGGCCGAACCGGCCCTTGACGCAAAGCCCCTCCTGATTCACGCCGTTTTCCTTTGCGCTTCGCACGCGAGCGATGTCGCGCCCGCGAACGCCGAGGTAAATCGAGCAACCGACGCCGCAATAAGGACAAATTGTTTTAACCTCGCGCTCGGGAGCGAGGGCGGATTTGGGCGACAGGGCGCCGGTGGGACAATGTTCGAGGCACTCTCCGCAGTTCTGGCATTGCGAGAGGGCAAGCGGCTGGTTGCCGAAGGTGGAAACGACGGTATCCTTCCCTCTGAAGGCGAAATCGATCGCGCCGACTCCAGTCAGCTCACTGCAGACTCTGACGCATTTTCCGCAGAGAATGCACTTGTTCGGATCAAAATTAAAGGCGGGGTTCGACCTGTCAATTGGTTTGTCCAGGGTCCCTTTCCGCATTCGTTCGAGCGAACTCTTCTGGACGCCGACGTACCGGGCCACCTGCAGAAGTTTGCACTCATCGTTCTTCTCGCACAGGAGGCAGTCGTATGGATGATTTGCGATCGCCAGTTCGACGATGGTCCTTCGAATCCTGCGGATTTCCTCGGTCTCCCTGTGCACAACCATCCCCTCCTGCGCCGGTGTGGTGCAGGACGTGGGCAAACCTCTCATTCCCTCGATCTGGACAATGCACAGGCGGCACGCACCGTACGGTTTCAGTTCAGGGTCATGGCACAGTGTCGGCACATAGAGGCCGGCCTTCTCGATTGCATCCAGGACCGTTGCTCCTTGCGGGACCTCGACCCGGCGCCCATCTATTGTAAGTGAGATTTGCTTCACCGCTCGTTCCTCCTTATCAGGTCCGAGGCCGCTCCCCTACGGGAGAGGCGGGAACGTCCGTGTATTGAGACGATGCGCGCGAACAGCACGTATATTTCAGCCTCGACTGTTGTGACAAGGCTTCATTCAGCTTCGGCATTATTTCACCATCACACTATCGAATTTGCACAGTTGATAGCACGTACCGCATTTGGTACACAGTGTCTGATCTATCGCGTGGGGTTGCTTCTTTTCGCCCGTAATCGCTCCGACCGGGCATTTGCGGGCGCAGGCGGTGCACCCGGTGCAGGAATCGGGGTCGATCTCATAATGAAAGAGATGCTTGCAGACGCCGGCCGGACATTTGCCTTCGATGACATGCTTTTCGTATTCCGGCATGAAGTATCGAAGAGTCGTTTTTACCGGATTCGGCGCGGTTTGTCCAAGGCCGCACAAAGATCCTTTCTGGACGGCCTCACAGACGCGCTCGAGCAGTTCGAGATCGGCGGGCTGCCCATTTCCATCGCAGATGTCCTGGACGACGTCGAGCATCTGTTTGATGCCCAGGCGGCACGGCATGCACTTGCCGCACGATTCGGACTTGGTGAAGCCAAGGAAGTAGCGGGCCATATCGACGATGCAGGTGTCCTCGTCCATCACGACCATACCGCCGGAGCCCATGATTGAGCCGGCCTGCGCGAGCGACTCGTAATCGACCGGGAGGTGCAGCAGCTCCGCCGGTATGCAGCCGCCGGACGGGCCGCCGGTTTGCACCGCTTTCAGGCGTTTGCCCTTTCGGACGCCGCCCCCGATGTCGTTAATTACCTCTTCGAGTTTGATCCCCATCGGGACTTCGATGAGACCGGTGCGGTTGATTTTTCCGGCGAGCGAGAAGGTTTTGGTGCCGCGGCTTTTCTCGGTGCCGTATGAGGCGTACCAGCGGGCGTCACGCTCGAGGATCGCCGAAACATTGCCGAAGGTTTCGACGTTATTGATGTTGGTCGGTTTTCCCCAGAGGCCCGCCTGTGCGGGGAAAGGCGGGCGCGAGCGCGGCATGCCTCTGGCGCCCTCGATGGACGCCATAAGAGCGGTTTCCTCGCCGCATACAAAAGCTCCGGCGCCTTCTTTTATTTTGATTTCGAAATTAAAGCCGCTGCCCAGGATATTCTTTCCGAGCAAGCCATACTTGCGCATTTGTTTGATGGCGAGCACAAGCCGTTCGACGGCCAGCGGATATTCGGCGCGGATATAGATATATCCTTCGCTTGCCCCGATTGCATACGCCCCGATAACCATTCCTTCGAGAACCGCGTGCGGATCGCTCTCCAGCAGTGACCGGTCCATGAAAGCGCCCGGGTCGCCTTCATCGGCGTTGCAGATGATGTATTTTTGTGTGCCGTGCGCCTTCCTGGCGAACTCCCATTTCAAGCCGGTCGGGAAACCTGCGCCTCCGCGCCCTCTGAGGCCGGATTCTTTCACCTCTTTGATGACCGCCTCCGGGGTCATCGAGAGAGCCTTGTTGAGGCCGCTGTATCCGCCGCGCGCGATATACTCGTCGATATTTTCGGGATCGATCAACCCGCAGTTCCGGAGGGCGATGCGGACCTGGGGGCGAATCATCGGGAGCTCGGAAAAGCGGGGGATTCCGTCAATGGAGCCATTTCCGTTGGCCGAGTTTTCGGCGAGAGTACAGATACTCCATTCGGCCTTGGGATCATCCTTGAGCAGATAACTTGTAAGTATTTGTTCCGCTTTTTTGGGGGTGAGATCGCCGTAGTAGATAAACGGCCGGCCGGGTTTTCGGACGGCCATGATCGGCTCGAGATAACACATGCCGATGCAACCCACCTTGATGATGCGTGCAAGCGGGTCGATGTCTTTGAGGGTGCTCTCGATAGTTGCGAGTACAGCTTCGGCGCCGGCCGCTCGTCCGCACGTTCCCATGCCGATATGGATCAGGGGGTGCTCGAGATTCGAGAGGTCGCGCCAGTACGTGTCCGCTTTCGCCTTTATGCTGGCAAAGTCCATGGCAATTATCCTTCCCGGCAACTCACTTCAAGAGTTTCGCCGGCGCCTGATTCAGCCTGGCGAAGCTCGTCCAAAAGCTCAGTCGTTTTGGCTGCAGTCATGAGAGCGTAGACGTGGTCATTGACTACGACCACCGGCGCAAGAGCGCAGCAACCGAAACATGCGACGGTTTCCAATGTGAAGAGCCCGTCCTTCGTGGTCTGGCCCGGAGTCACCTGGAGGTAGTTCTGAATGTGATCCAGGAGCAGGTCGGACCCGCTCACGTGACAGGCGGTGCCCCGGCAGACTTTTATAATGTACTTTCCGATTGGCTGAAGCCTGAATTGGGCGTAGAAGGTAGCGACGCCGTACACGCTTGCGGGCGAAAGCCGGGTCAGCCGCGCGATTTCAAGGAGCGCGTTCTGGGGCAAATATCCAAACTCCTTTTGCACCATCTGCAGCATCGGGATCAGGTTTGCAGGTTTTCCGTCGAATCCCGCCAAAAGCTCCGAGACCCGGCCGTTTCCATCGTCGCTGGTAATCATATCCAAAGCACTTAGTGTCATGCGCTTGCTCCTCTTGGAAGTGGACTCATTTCGAACAGCCGGGGCTTACCATGCCTCTCGCTCGAGGCGTTTGTTTATGAACGCGAGCTGTTCTTGCGTAAGTTCGCCAACATGCTTGCGAATCCATTCCAGATCGCCGGACAGTATCGCCGCTTTAGCTTGGCGCGTGAGCTTGTAGCCCTCGAGGGCTTGCGAACCTTTTTCCACAAGTTCGCCCCAGAATTCGGAATCCTTCGCTGTACGCTCGAGGACCCGGATCACTTCCCGTTTTTGAATCAGCCGGCCCTCGGTGGTCTCGGTGAGAAGGTGCTCCATCGAAGCCCCCTGTCGCGATTTCAGGGCGGCAGCGACGGCTGACTTAAATTCGTCCTCGGTGAAGGGTTTGCGCAGGTAATCGATCACACCGATTTTCACGGCCTTGACCGCGGAGGCGACAGAAGGATAGCCGGTGATGACGAGCAGCTTGGTTTCGGGACGCTCGATGCTGATCTCTTTAAGAACGTCCATGCCGTCGATATCCGGCAGCCGGAGATCTGCCACCACAAGGCTAAAGCCGTTGCTCCTGAAGGTTTCAAGCGCGCCTAAGCCTGTCATTGCCAGCGCGACCTCATATCCTTCCTCTCGCAGAACCATCTGAAGCCCTTTGCCCACATTTACTTCGTCCTCAACGAGCAAAATGTGGGGTTTTTCGGCTGTTTTTTCCATCGTTGCCGGGCTCATAGTCATTACTCCTTTTCAGGTAACCCCATGTGTACCTGTTTCTCTCACTTCTCTCAATAGGGCAAGAACGATGCCGAAGAAAAACGGCGAAGAAAGAGCTGAAATTGGTTGTTTTTTACCGATTTTTGCTGCTGAAATGGGTATTTTGCCGATATAGAGCGGGATCGTCTGTATGGCCTTGCATACACCCTTGGCGCCGAGAAAGAGTTAATAGTGATGTTGTTATTGATGACTGGCAGATGTATAATAAAATATATAGCCGTAGCGTCTTTACACTGACGTTTTTCCTGGGGGGCTTGGGGCTGGAGGGATGAAGTTTGTTGGGGCGATCAGAAGGCAGTTTTTACGTGAGAAAGAGGAAATAAAGGGCGCCTTTTTCTTGTCGTGAGTGGAGAGCACCATGTACTCGTCAATAAATATACATACATTTCATGATATACGGACGTCGCTGCATTCGAGCGATCAGGTGAGTGAGGTTTTGAAGTGGATCGCCAAGAAGGCCGCCGATGTTATCGGGGCGAAGGGCGCGCTGGTGCGCATATTCGATCTGGAAAAGAATGAATTTGACGCGGCTGCGGCCTATGGCCTGGGCGATCTGTACCTTTCAAGCAAACTACTGTCGCGTCCGGAAATTATCATGGACCTTTGCCAGTTGAACCAGATCGTGATTATGGACGACATCCTGCATGATCCCCGGGTGCAGCATCCGCGCCAGGCGTGGGAAGAAGGCATCCGGATGATGGTCGATGTTCCGTTGAGCATCAAGGATCAGATTGTGGGAATAATCCGGGTGTATCTGACGGAAATCCGCAAGCTTTCCAAGCAGGAACTGAATTTTCTGGTGACCTGTGCGACGTGCGGGGCGTGCGCGATTGAAAAGGCGCGCGTGATGGAGACGCAGAGATCGCAGTATGATCATCTGGCGATCCAGACGGAGAAGCTTTCGGCTTTGGGGCGAATGGCTGCCGGTATTGCCCATGAGATAAACAATCCGCTTGCCGGGATTCTGTTATACAGCACGAATCTATTGAAAAAGGTCTCGCAGGAGAACCCGCTGAGGGAGGGGCTGGAGATCATCGTGCAT harbors:
- a CDS encoding formate dehydrogenase subunit alpha gives rise to the protein MKQISLTIDGRRVEVPQGATVLDAIEKAGLYVPTLCHDPELKPYGACRLCIVQIEGMRGLPTSCTTPAQEGMVVHRETEEIRRIRRTIVELAIANHPYDCLLCEKNDECKLLQVARYVGVQKSSLERMRKGTLDKPIDRSNPAFNFDPNKCILCGKCVRVCSELTGVGAIDFAFRGKDTVVSTFGNQPLALSQCQNCGECLEHCPTGALSPKSALAPEREVKTICPYCGVGCSIYLGVRGRDIARVRSAKENGVNQEGLCVKGRFGLDFVNHPDRLTRPLIRKEGAPKQAFNGNAKEMFREAEWDEALDLVAKKLGSIREQHGPDAIGVISSAKCTNEENYVVQKFARAVIGTNNVDHCARLCHASTVTAALASFGSGAMSNSFSDIEHADMLFVIGSNTTACHPIAGRRIKRAARTNGAKLLVADPRITELGEMADVCLNHFPGTDVALLNGMMRQIVESGLHDKKFIETRTEDFEPFLESLKPYSLQYVEEITGVPAEKIKQAALLFGKAKRAIIFYGMGITQHTTGTDNVKAVANLLMLTGNMGRRGTGFSPLRGQNNVQGSCDMGALPNVFPGYLAVSNAQVRETFENAWGVKLSDKPGLTLTEMFGAIQSGRLKAMYIMGENPTMSEPDVNHAKTALSKLDFLVVQDLFLTGTAEYADVILPATSFAEKDGTFTNTERRVQTVRKAIEPPGQAKVDWVITCEIAQRLGYPMHYESSAKIMEEIAQLTPIYGGIRHQRLNNGGLQWPCPNVKHKGTEILHKKQFTRGRGKFHVLHDKPPAELPSRAYPLVLTTGRILEHWHTGSMSHRSKVLEALQPESSVELSPADAAQLGIREGDIVSLSSRRGKVQTKAKTTPRVNPGQAFMAFHWLDAPANLLTNPVFDPVAKIPEYKVASVKAVLAVLERAAEDNAFLTALAENPAGALIAYDLSAEHKEALLNADFKRIEQWIGPLEDRLRTWLECRLKQEKLSKS
- the nuoF gene encoding NADH-quinone oxidoreductase subunit NuoF, giving the protein MDFASIKAKADTYWRDLSNLEHPLIHIGMGTCGRAAGAEAVLATIESTLKDIDPLARIIKVGCIGMCYLEPIMAVRKPGRPFIYYGDLTPKKAEQILTSYLLKDDPKAEWSICTLAENSANGNGSIDGIPRFSELPMIRPQVRIALRNCGLIDPENIDEYIARGGYSGLNKALSMTPEAVIKEVKESGLRGRGGAGFPTGLKWEFARKAHGTQKYIICNADEGDPGAFMDRSLLESDPHAVLEGMVIGAYAIGASEGYIYIRAEYPLAVERLVLAIKQMRKYGLLGKNILGSGFNFEIKIKEGAGAFVCGEETALMASIEGARGMPRSRPPFPAQAGLWGKPTNINNVETFGNVSAILERDARWYASYGTEKSRGTKTFSLAGKINRTGLIEVPMGIKLEEVINDIGGGVRKGKRLKAVQTGGPSGGCIPAELLHLPVDYESLAQAGSIMGSGGMVVMDEDTCIVDMARYFLGFTKSESCGKCMPCRLGIKQMLDVVQDICDGNGQPADLELLERVCEAVQKGSLCGLGQTAPNPVKTTLRYFMPEYEKHVIEGKCPAGVCKHLFHYEIDPDSCTGCTACARKCPVGAITGEKKQPHAIDQTLCTKCGTCYQLCKFDSVMVK
- a CDS encoding GAF domain-containing protein — translated: MYSSINIHTFHDIRTSLHSSDQVSEVLKWIAKKAADVIGAKGALVRIFDLEKNEFDAAAAYGLGDLYLSSKLLSRPEIIMDLCQLNQIVIMDDILHDPRVQHPRQAWEEGIRMMVDVPLSIKDQIVGIIRVYLTEIRKLSKQELNFLVTCATCGACAIEKARVMETQRSQYDHLAIQTEKLSALGRMAAGIAHEINNPLAGILLYSTNLLKKVSQENPLREGLEIIVHETQRCGKIIQELLEFSREGEPNKELVDINSVIEKALSILENEFRLHHIEIRKQLTEGMAEILIDANQMEQVFVNLLLNAVEAIQERGVITIRSRFGLDGKSEIVEIEDTGCGIPPEDLPRIFEPFFSSKASGTGLGLAVSFGIIQKHQGHIRVSSEAGRGARFTVELPLLPAKSAIEILG
- a CDS encoding response regulator, which translates into the protein MTMSPATMEKTAEKPHILLVEDEVNVGKGLQMVLREEGYEVALAMTGLGALETFRSNGFSLVVADLRLPDIDGMDVLKEISIERPETKLLVITGYPSVASAVKAVKIGVIDYLRKPFTEDEFKSAVAAALKSRQGASMEHLLTETTEGRLIQKREVIRVLERTAKDSEFWGELVEKGSQALEGYKLTRQAKAAILSGDLEWIRKHVGELTQEQLAFINKRLEREAW
- the nuoE gene encoding NADH-quinone oxidoreductase subunit NuoE is translated as MITSDDGNGRVSELLAGFDGKPANLIPMLQMVQKEFGYLPQNALLEIARLTRLSPASVYGVATFYAQFRLQPIGKYIIKVCRGTACHVSGSDLLLDHIQNYLQVTPGQTTKDGLFTLETVACFGCCALAPVVVVNDHVYALMTAAKTTELLDELRQAESGAGETLEVSCREG